Genomic DNA from Setaria italica strain Yugu1 chromosome V, Setaria_italica_v2.0, whole genome shotgun sequence:
CTCTGGTTGGAGAAATTGGTACCTTCGCATAGCGGccgaaaagaaaacaaacttgGAAGATTTCAAAATCGGCCATTGTATCAAACTCTCTCTAGCTGAGATGGAAAAGAACGAACCCCTTTCTTGCAGTTGCTGCATATTTTTTGTCCGATGTTGTGAATGCTTTTCTATTCACTTAGGGCCCAATGCCTCCAATTCTGCTAGATGTGTTTATGCTGACAGGTCTTGAAGGACCAAACCCTCCTATAGGATCAAATCTAAAAATATGAATGGTAGGTATGGTTACATCTCCTCATACAGTAAGGCAACCGGCATAATCACTAATGAAGAACATGCCCTTTTTCTGAATATGTGGCTCGAAAGGTTTGTGTTGTGTGGATCCACCGTCTGCCCAACAGCAAATATGCTGATCTTTGTAGAACAACTGTCTCAAAGCAAAAGGCTTCCTCTTGGAAAATTTCTTCTTGGATCTGTATATCACCTGATGCACCATACGTCAATTAAGCTGAGGGCCAGCGAAATTATCAGGACTGGTAGCCTATGGTGGTTTATTCAGCTCTAGCTTACTGTCTACATAGCCAAAGGCCAAGGAATAAATCTCTTGTCATGTACTTTCCTCAACAATCATACCGAAGAAGAAGAATCTCAGCGCCAATGTGAATCTCATGGAGAAGCATCATCTAGGATTACAAGCTGTCCACCATCGGCACCAGAAGCTTCTTAATTCTTTAAACTCTTTTACAGTGGTTTTGGGGAAAATGCAACAACATGGTGTGCATATGCAGATATCGACCCGTTCAAATTTCCAAAGAGTTCCGTCTTTTCAAAGTCTTGCCCACCTGAACTgttcatattattttttataacatATGCAACCTCTTGTGTCCTCCCAACTGATTTTGCCAATGGTTGATTCACACTCCTTTTTATGAATTCTATCATCCCACGACCTTTGCTCGCCAGCTTGGATTTTGGTCAGATCCCAAATAACTTATTTTTCATTAGTAAAGTTAAAGCAAGGGATACACTCTCCACTAGTTCAGAATATGAAAGCCTGAGTCTCTTTGCCCCTAGTTACGGGAAAGATTTTGTGCTAACAGTTGATGCGCTCGTCTGCCCGCGTTAGCACGGCAAATCCCACGGGTACGGCTGGGGAAAAGAACAAGACATCAAAAATGATAGCAAAGCAGCCGCTTGCCCCGCAAGCCCACCTCAACAAAATGAAAATGCCGTAGCGCACACACCCTGTCGCCCACACCTACGGGATGGCCTCCTGGGACCCTTCTCCTTGATGAGCGGTGATGCGCCGCACAAGGCCGCTGCAGGGTCCCATCCCCCACCCGCTCGTGCTGTCCCTCACCCCACGATACGCTTCCTCCCACGTGAAACGGCGGCCAACGGACCCTTGACACGTCGCGGTGGTGGTGTCCAGTTCAAGCGGCGTCATCCTCAGGCCATTCTCAGTGAGGTTTTATGGGCAATAAATGAGCTGCCATGTAGGCAATTGTGAGGACATGACACATTATTTATGAGGTGAGAAAAGAAAATAGTTTAATAGCGATGAAGCGATGTGTATACTCTTTCCAAGAATGTTGTATCTTGCATGTAGCCTTGTAAATAACAAAGGATGGATCTAGGTATTGTATGAGCTATTTCATCCGTGAACTAAATATTATTTTTACATATGTGGcaatcttgaaaaaaaaatgtgaaaccttTCATTAAGAATGGGTGGGACCATGACTCATGAGTGCGTGACCGTCCAGGTGACAAGGAGGGACGTTTCTAGCGTGGCCCCCACAGGTCATCGTCCGTTCGCGTGTGCACAACTGTGTGTCCGTGTCGGTCCTGCCTCCGCCACGCTTTATTGCTCGCGGCGAGTAGACGACAAAACAGTCCGAGGGAAAGCAAAATGACAGGGATGTGCATGCCTGCTGGTTTCACTGACCTGTGGGTCCTAGCAACCCGCGGTCCCAGCGGTGTGGAGAAGTAAAGTCGCTGTGCTCTGTTCGGCGCCGCTCGTTCGCACGACGGATGGCAGGCAGAGGCACCGGCAGCTGTGTCCTGTGTGTGGATGCGAAGTTGCCAGGACGCAGACCTCTGGAGACGGCGGACGGCGGAGACTGGAGAGGGAGAGCGCGGTCGTCCAAGGACTGCTCGTACAGTAGCATCGCACAGAGCTGGCGTCATGCCGGACGCATGAGTTCACATGGGAATGGAGGCGGTGTGCGCACAGCGTTTACTGATGGTCCCCGGCGACACGTCAAATCTCGCGGCGGCTGCGCCGTGCTCCCTCCTGCCACACCCAGGGCGGCAGCGCCCCAGACCCCAACCCaccagggccatgtttagttactcccaacttccaactttgacactatgcaaaaagaagattccccatcacatcaaacttgcggtacatgtatggagtactaaatgtagatgaaattaaaaagtaattgtacagttttgttgtactttacgagacgaatcttttgagcctaattagttaatatttggacaataattcacaaatacaaacgaaacgctacagtgtgctacagtgcgtaatttggcacctcccaaattggccaactaaacaaggcccaggtAATCTCTCTACGGTtacgccgcgcgcccgcccccCATTTCACGAGGCCGGAGCCGGACAACCATCGCTGACAAAAAGGCACAGCCTACCTGCTCTCCCTCGTTCGGCCTTTGCGTTGTGGCAAAGACACACTCCTGAGCGGTCCGAGCAGACTAGACAACGCCGACGTTGCCGCACCCGCACCCAACAAACCCTACACCTTTCTGCTCTTCAGAGTCCGGATGGACATGGATCCCACGTTAGGGGCTGTGTTGAGCCACGGTGGAGCCGGTGGCGGGGCGGTgggaggaggagacggcggcggcgacgcgcacTACAGGGGCGTGAGGAAGCGGCCGTGGGGCAGGTACGCTGCCGAGATCCGGGACCCGTGGAAGAAGACGCGGGTGTGGCTGGGCACGTTCGACACCCCCGTGGAGGCCGCCCTCGCGTACGACCGCGCCGCGCGCACCCTCCGCGGCGCCAAGGCCAAGACCAACTTCCCcgaccacgccggcggcggcggccgccaccgccaccagcagcagcacctccaCCTGGCGCGGCCGTTCTCGCGCCAGCCCCTGCCGCAGGCCGTCCCGTTCGGCGGCGTCGACCTCGACTGCCCTTCCCCGTGGCATTTCGTCTACCTGCAGCCCGAGGCAGCCGACACCGCGCTCCCCCTCGCCGCGACGCAGCCGgcggccgcaccgccgccgtcgacggcgcTGGAGCTCAGCACTGGCCAAACGCGGGGCGGCCTTCCGTTCGACCTCAACGAGGCGCCGTCGTGCTGATGCCGGCCCGGATCGTGACGCCGCAGCTGCAAAGTGTAGAGAGGCTGCGAGCAGGTGAGGGCCGGACGAGGGGAGTGCGGAGCACTGGTCCGCCCGGCTAGCTAGCTGTACATACCTATTTAAGGAAAGTTGAGCCGTGTCTTTGTTGGGCTCGCTCGTTTGTTCTCGTTTAAGCGTTGCCATTTCTGGTGCCCTGTGTCGGTAATGGTGGGGTGGTGGAATGATGAACAGTATGCTTATTTCACCGCAGGAGGGTGGTGGTGTTTAGCACTTCAGCGCGGTAAAAACGGCAGTGGATTCGGCTTAGTGGTttccgccgccgacggcgctcCGCGaggagaaaggagaggaggcgCGCTCGTGCGGTCGTCGGGGTCGTGCCGTCGTGCGTGCCCGCTGCCCAGGCTGCTGTACTTTTTCGGCCAGGCGATCGCCCATTCGCCCGGGCAACACTTGCACATGCGCTCTGTTTTCCCGGATAATGCTTCCGGGCCAAAAATCCACTGCGACAGTGGAGTGTAACTTCGTGCACATGGGGGACGGATGCTGTCACGCTGCCGCTACCTACGCGACATGATATGGGTTCACAACCGTAATCAGTCTGTCGAGATGAAACGCGCACGGGCCAAACCCTTTCTGTAAATAGCTGTGTCTACAAAGATTGCTCCGTTGCCTATCTTGCGTTCAGGCGATCAGGCCCAGAGCGAAGTATCCTTTTTAAGTTATGGTTGTGTCAGGTTAACGTGGGTATTCACTGTCTGGCAGTGCCATGAAATATCATATAGATATCCCTCGCAAAAACAAAATCATATGGATATCAATTGGTGAATCAGAATCCCAACAACCCAGAGAAATCGTGGAGCAGAGGAACTGGAGTGCTATTGTACTCTGCTTGTGGAACATCAATGGGAAATTTTCCTCTGCTTGATGCATCTCTGCCATAAATAGTCAGCCTGTCTAGTTCACGCTTCCAGATGGGCTTACGCTTAGCGTCCTCGCCTCCTCGgagttttatctttttttcacGACAACATTTCCTTTTGGAAACAAGATTCGTACGAGTGCTTTGGATGTAAAACCCAGGCAACCTTGGTTCAAACCATGGCCCGTATGATCATCGAGTTCTGAGTCTTATCGATAGCCAACCACAACCAGGGACTTTAACGCTTTTCACACTGACAACGGTCATCGCCTAGCAGCACCACATGGCTTCCGCGAACGAGAGAGGAGAC
This window encodes:
- the LOC101785948 gene encoding ethylene-responsive transcription factor 12 is translated as MDMDPTLGAVLSHGGAGGGAVGGGDGGGDAHYRGVRKRPWGRYAAEIRDPWKKTRVWLGTFDTPVEAALAYDRAARTLRGAKAKTNFPDHAGGGGRHRHQQQHLHLARPFSRQPLPQAVPFGGVDLDCPSPWHFVYLQPEAADTALPLAATQPAAAPPPSTALELSTGQTRGGLPFDLNEAPSC